One window of the Labilibaculum sp. genome contains the following:
- a CDS encoding argininosuccinate synthase domain-containing protein, whose protein sequence is MTSTKKKVVLAYSGGLDTTYCALYLSKELNMDVYTVLGNTGGFSKEELADIENRTKQLGVVQHASLDITEEYYDKCIKYMIMGNVLKNNTYPLSVSSERAFQAMAIAQYAHSIDADYIAHGSTGAGNDQIRFDLIFKIMAPNAEIITPTRDMQLSRETEINYLKENGISANFEKMKYSINAGIWGTSIGGKETLTSDQPLPEEAYPKQVVKTESEKLTIGFEKGELVSVNGEKVQHPLDAIKKIEAIGSQFGIGRDMHIGDTIIGTKGRVAFEAAAPLMIIKAHQTLEKHTLTKWQMHWKEQIANFYGMLLHEAQYLEPVMRNMETFLLDTQKKVTGTVILNLNPKHFFVEGITSPNDLMTDLFGQYGESSKGWTADDAKGFTNILANSLKIYYTVNKQ, encoded by the coding sequence ATGACATCAACTAAGAAAAAAGTAGTATTAGCATATAGCGGAGGTTTAGATACAACATACTGTGCACTTTATCTGTCTAAGGAGTTAAACATGGATGTGTACACAGTTTTGGGTAATACAGGTGGTTTCAGCAAAGAAGAATTAGCTGATATAGAGAACAGGACAAAACAACTGGGAGTTGTTCAACACGCCTCTCTTGATATTACCGAAGAATACTACGATAAATGTATTAAATACATGATAATGGGAAATGTTTTAAAGAACAATACATATCCATTGTCGGTAAGCTCAGAAAGAGCATTTCAAGCTATGGCAATTGCTCAATATGCCCATTCCATTGATGCTGATTATATCGCTCACGGTAGTACCGGTGCTGGTAACGATCAGATAAGATTCGATCTTATATTTAAAATAATGGCTCCAAATGCCGAAATTATTACACCAACCAGAGATATGCAGTTAAGCAGGGAAACTGAGATCAATTACCTGAAAGAAAATGGTATTTCAGCCAATTTCGAAAAAATGAAATATTCCATTAATGCAGGCATCTGGGGAACCAGTATCGGTGGAAAAGAAACTTTAACTTCAGATCAACCGCTTCCGGAAGAAGCCTATCCAAAACAGGTTGTTAAAACCGAATCGGAAAAGTTAACCATAGGATTCGAAAAGGGAGAATTGGTTAGTGTGAATGGAGAAAAAGTACAACATCCATTGGATGCAATTAAAAAAATTGAAGCAATTGGGTCTCAGTTTGGCATTGGACGAGACATGCACATTGGTGACACAATTATTGGAACAAAAGGAAGGGTTGCATTTGAAGCAGCAGCGCCTTTAATGATTATTAAAGCTCATCAAACACTGGAAAAACACACCCTTACCAAATGGCAAATGCACTGGAAAGAGCAGATTGCAAATTTCTATGGGATGTTATTGCACGAGGCTCAATATTTAGAGCCGGTAATGAGAAACATGGAGACTTTCCTTCTTGACACTCAAAAGAAGGTGACTGGAACGGTTATTTTAAATTTAAATCCTAAACATTTCTTTGTTGAAGGCATAACTTCGCCCAACGACCTGATGACTGATTTGTTTGGTCAGTACGGCGAAAGCAGTAAAGGCTGGACCGCGGATGATGCAAAAGGATTTACCAATATTCTGGCTAATTCATTAAAGATATATTACACCGTAAACAAGCAGTAA
- a CDS encoding GNAT family N-acetyltransferase, which produces MIDTSMEIEQKISVIIAGLRHYEYAQEICDMIESAAKIRGTGIAKREPLYIVQKIQEGKAIIAFDQDKVIGFCYIETWEHGKYVANSGLIVDPDYRAVGLAKMIKAKAFELSQKRYPEAKIFGLTTSLPVMKINSELGYRPVTFSELTTDDTFWKGCSGCVNYDILQRTNRKMCLCTGMLYDPNRKDKK; this is translated from the coding sequence ATGATAGATACTTCAATGGAAATTGAGCAAAAAATAAGTGTCATTATAGCAGGTTTAAGGCATTACGAATATGCCCAGGAAATTTGTGATATGATTGAAAGTGCTGCAAAAATCCGCGGTACAGGAATTGCAAAAAGAGAACCTTTGTACATCGTACAAAAAATTCAGGAAGGTAAAGCAATCATTGCTTTTGATCAGGATAAAGTGATTGGTTTCTGTTATATAGAAACCTGGGAACATGGCAAGTATGTAGCTAATTCGGGACTAATTGTGGATCCTGACTACAGAGCTGTAGGTTTAGCGAAAATGATTAAGGCTAAAGCGTTCGAGCTATCCCAAAAACGTTACCCTGAGGCCAAAATATTCGGACTCACCACCAGTCTTCCTGTAATGAAAATCAATTCAGAATTAGGATACAGACCAGTTACCTTTTCGGAGCTAACTACTGATGATACATTTTGGAAAGGATGCAGCGGTTGTGTGAATTATGACATACTGCAGCGAACCAATCGAAAAATGTGTTTGTGTACAGGTATGCTGTATGATCCCAATAGAAAGGACAAAAAGTAA